The following proteins come from a genomic window of Flavobacteriales bacterium:
- the miaB gene encoding tRNA (N6-isopentenyl adenosine(37)-C2)-methylthiotransferase MiaB, translating to MSKEIDESLQGTATVLSSIDNENAKKLYLESYGCAMNFSDSEVVASILKKEGYTTTRDFEEADVVFVNTCSIRDKAEQTVRQRLHIFKKRKRQKPGLVIGVLGCMAERLKDSLLEEEKLVDLVVGPDAYRDLPNLLENVQGGQRAVNVLLSREETYADISPIRLSENGVTAFISITRGCDNMCSFCVVPFTRGRERSRNPLSIVAEARELVENGYKEVTLLGQNVDSYRWNINKKGEIENPAIPTTSFAELLEMVAKVSPELRVRFSTSHPKDMTDEVLYTMAKYKNICNYIHLPIQSGSNEMLKKMNRNHTVEWYLERIQRIFEIIPDCGISTDIITGFCDETEENHQDTIKLFEQVKFNLAYMYFYSERPKTLAERKFEDNVPIEIKKRRLNEVVAIHRNNALEQNKKQIGKTFEVLIEGAPKKNKEQFSGRTSENFYVVFPKAGLKKGEYINVKITDCSSATLIGEVVN from the coding sequence ATGAGTAAAGAGATAGATGAATCACTTCAGGGCACAGCTACTGTATTGTCTAGTATAGATAATGAAAATGCTAAAAAGTTATACTTGGAAAGTTATGGGTGTGCCATGAACTTCTCTGACAGTGAAGTAGTAGCATCGATACTAAAAAAAGAAGGATATACCACAACTCGAGACTTTGAAGAAGCAGATGTTGTTTTTGTAAACACTTGTTCAATTAGAGATAAGGCTGAACAAACTGTAAGACAACGCTTACACATTTTTAAGAAACGTAAACGACAAAAACCAGGTTTGGTTATCGGCGTTTTAGGTTGTATGGCAGAACGATTAAAAGACAGTTTATTAGAAGAGGAAAAATTAGTCGACTTAGTTGTTGGACCAGATGCATATCGTGATTTACCTAATCTATTAGAAAATGTTCAAGGAGGGCAAAGGGCTGTTAATGTTCTTTTGTCTCGAGAAGAAACCTATGCTGACATCAGTCCTATTCGTCTTTCTGAAAATGGGGTGACTGCATTTATTTCGATTACAAGAGGATGTGATAATATGTGCTCTTTCTGTGTAGTGCCTTTTACTAGAGGTAGAGAAAGAAGTCGAAATCCATTATCAATTGTAGCCGAAGCTAGAGAATTAGTTGAAAATGGTTATAAAGAAGTGACCTTATTGGGTCAAAATGTAGATAGCTACAGATGGAATATTAATAAAAAAGGGGAAATTGAAAATCCAGCTATTCCTACCACTTCTTTTGCTGAGCTATTAGAAATGGTGGCTAAAGTATCCCCAGAATTACGTGTTCGTTTTTCGACTTCCCACCCTAAAGACATGACTGATGAAGTTTTGTACACAATGGCTAAGTACAAGAACATCTGTAATTACATCCATTTACCTATTCAGTCGGGAAGTAATGAGATGTTGAAAAAGATGAATAGGAACCATACTGTAGAATGGTATTTAGAACGTATTCAACGAATTTTTGAGATCATTCCTGATTGTGGAATATCCACTGATATCATTACTGGATTCTGTGATGAGACAGAAGAGAATCACCAGGATACTATAAAATTATTTGAGCAAGTTAAGTTTAATTTGGCTTATATGTATTTCTATTCTGAGCGTCCTAAAACGTTGGCAGAACGAAAGTTTGAAGACAATGTTCCAATAGAAATCAAAAAACGACGTTTAAATGAAGTCGTGGCTATTCATAGAAACAATGCTTTAGAGCAAAACAAAAAACAAATTGGAAAAACCTTTGAAGTATTGATTGAAGGAGCGCCTAAAAAGAATAAAGAACAATTTAGTGGAAGAACTTCGGAAAACTTCTATGTTGTATTTCCAAAAGCAGGGCTTAAAAAAGGAGAATATATCAATGTTAAAATAACTGATTGCTCTTCAGCTACACTAATTGGTGAAGTAGTCAACTAA
- a CDS encoding sigma-54 dependent transcriptional regulator, translating to MNSTIQQVKQRFGIIGNSPGLNRALDVALQVAPTDISVLITGESGVGKEIIPQIIHHYSARKHNEYIAVNCGAIPEGTIDSELFGHEKGAFTGAQGSRKGYFEVANGGTIFLDETGELPLQTQVRLLRVLETGEFIKVGSSKVIKTDVRIIAATNENLGLAIQNNKFREDLFYRLSTVPITLPPLRERREDIHLLFRKFASTFADKYRMPTIRLTDEAIPVLNGYRWPGNIRQLRNLTEQISVIEKERLITPEILLKYLPKEHEQNLPSVMGNQFGTSGTGKQQMDQDLILKIIVDLKKELAETKKAVAQLLKGNANFESISDDTHLTSYPNDIIPTNPAITYPVAIDHTPSYDNDYHEPIQEHIEVEESLSLEAREKELIIKALAKHKGKRKHAAKELGISERTLYRKIKEYEITK from the coding sequence ATGAACAGTACAATACAACAAGTTAAACAACGTTTTGGAATCATTGGTAACTCTCCTGGATTAAATAGGGCGTTAGATGTAGCTCTACAAGTTGCCCCAACAGACATCTCTGTTTTAATTACTGGAGAAAGTGGTGTTGGTAAAGAAATTATTCCTCAAATTATTCATCATTATAGTGCTAGAAAACATAACGAATATATTGCTGTAAACTGTGGTGCTATACCTGAGGGGACTATAGATTCAGAGCTATTTGGACATGAAAAAGGTGCTTTTACTGGTGCTCAAGGTAGTAGAAAAGGTTATTTTGAAGTAGCTAATGGAGGGACTATTTTCTTGGATGAAACAGGTGAGCTTCCACTTCAAACGCAAGTCCGCTTATTAAGAGTTTTAGAAACAGGTGAATTTATCAAAGTAGGTTCCTCTAAAGTCATCAAGACGGATGTTAGAATTATTGCTGCGACCAATGAGAATTTGGGTTTAGCGATACAGAACAATAAGTTTAGAGAAGATTTATTCTACCGTTTAAGTACTGTTCCTATAACCCTTCCTCCACTTAGAGAGCGACGTGAGGATATCCACTTGTTGTTTAGAAAATTTGCCTCTACTTTTGCTGATAAATACAGGATGCCTACTATACGTTTAACAGATGAAGCTATTCCAGTATTAAACGGTTATAGATGGCCAGGAAACATTAGACAACTAAGAAATTTAACGGAGCAAATTTCTGTCATTGAAAAAGAGCGACTAATTACTCCTGAAATTTTACTTAAATACCTTCCTAAAGAGCATGAGCAGAACCTTCCTAGCGTTATGGGGAATCAATTTGGAACGAGCGGAACCGGGAAGCAACAAATGGATCAAGATTTAATTTTAAAAATTATTGTTGATCTTAAGAAAGAATTGGCTGAGACCAAAAAAGCTGTTGCTCAACTTCTAAAGGGGAATGCGAACTTTGAATCGATTAGTGATGATACACATCTTACTTCTTATCCTAATGACATCATTCCTACCAACCCAGCAATTACTTACCCTGTAGCTATTGATCACACGCCTAGTTATGATAACGACTATCACGAACCTATTCAGGAGCACATTGAAGTAGAAGAATCGCTATCGTTAGAGGCTAGAGAAAAAGAACTAATCATTAAAGCCCTTGCTAAACACAAAGGGAAACGAAAACATGCGGCCAAAGAATTAGGAATATCAGAACGAACGCTTTACAGAAAGATAAAAGAATACGAAATCACTAAATGA
- the lptE gene encoding LPS assembly lipoprotein LptE, whose translation MKRIVKISLLVVIALNACALPQFSFKAGGKGGEEIPGKTIQVDYFENRSALASANTSNVLTENLKDLMQSQTKLSLVSNNADWKIFGEITDYKVNPISIQANSEAAAQNRFTMTVVANCIYVTPENKDSVVIDNERITFYTDFSSSLDFSSQEESLQEEVIEQITQAIYDKAFGGSW comes from the coding sequence ATGAAACGAATTGTAAAAATAAGTTTATTGGTTGTTATAGCATTGAACGCCTGTGCTCTCCCTCAATTTTCCTTCAAAGCTGGAGGAAAGGGCGGAGAAGAAATTCCTGGAAAAACAATTCAAGTTGATTATTTTGAAAATCGTTCTGCCTTAGCAAGTGCCAATACCAGTAATGTTTTAACAGAAAATCTAAAAGATTTAATGCAATCACAAACCAAGCTTTCCTTGGTCTCTAACAATGCTGATTGGAAAATATTTGGAGAAATTACAGATTATAAAGTAAACCCGATTAGTATTCAAGCCAATTCAGAAGCTGCTGCACAAAACCGTTTTACGATGACAGTAGTGGCCAATTGTATTTACGTTACTCCAGAAAATAAAGATAGTGTGGTCATTGATAATGAAAGAATCACATTTTACACAGATTTTAGTAGTTCATTAGATTTCTCTTCTCAAGAGGAAAGCTTGCAAGAGGAAGTCATTGAACAAATCACTCAAGCAATATACGATAAAGCTTTTGGAGGCAGCTGGTAA
- the secG gene encoding preprotein translocase subunit SecG, whose amino-acid sequence MDILIAVVLILASVLLIVVVMVQNSKGGGLDQSFGVTNQLGGAAQSTETIEKVTWYLAGGIAALCLVSVMFVNSGSTSSGSVKTGIESGGPNTTVTTPNVTPQPTGTTSN is encoded by the coding sequence ATGGATATTTTAATCGCAGTAGTTTTAATATTAGCAAGTGTATTATTAATTGTAGTGGTTATGGTTCAAAACTCAAAAGGAGGAGGATTAGACCAAAGTTTTGGAGTAACAAACCAATTAGGAGGAGCTGCTCAATCTACTGAAACTATAGAAAAAGTAACATGGTACCTAGCTGGTGGTATTGCTGCTTTATGCTTAGTTTCTGTGATGTTTGTAAACAGTGGTTCTACTTCAAGTGGAAGTGTTAAGACAGGGATTGAAAGTGGTGGACCTAATACAACAGTAACTACGCCAAATGTAACACCTCAACCAACTGGTACAACTAGTAACTAA
- a CDS encoding DUF6089 family protein: MKTVLTSLYLLIIAGTLHAQGFYSSNAWRTKRVELVGGAGASNFLGDLGGRDRVGSNFVWDLEWVKTRYAAHITYQYYLAEKIAIRPSFYFARVSGDDALTQERYRNHRNLNFVSNLYELSVTGEYQFLKEKIGNIYGVKTSTGKKLGLKSSSIGIYGVAGVGIVFYNPKGRGPNGANVALRKLGTEGQGLPGGPKKYKPATVVVPMGVGFRKSIGKDMGLKLELTHRFTFSDYIDDVSTNYYDNADIRASKGDVAAYLADPSNKNDGLNNTHHGLQRGDPSDKDSYMFLTISFYKRIKTKIK, from the coding sequence GTGAAAACTGTTTTAACATCGCTCTATCTTCTCATTATTGCAGGAACTTTGCATGCCCAAGGATTCTACAGTAGTAATGCTTGGAGGACCAAAAGAGTAGAATTAGTAGGAGGCGCTGGAGCCTCTAACTTTCTTGGAGATTTAGGAGGGCGAGATCGAGTAGGGTCTAATTTTGTTTGGGATTTAGAGTGGGTAAAAACGCGTTATGCTGCTCACATAACCTACCAATATTACTTAGCTGAAAAAATTGCCATCAGACCTAGTTTCTATTTTGCTAGAGTTTCGGGAGATGATGCACTAACGCAAGAACGTTATCGTAATCATAGAAACCTAAATTTTGTTTCTAACCTATATGAGTTAAGTGTTACTGGAGAATACCAATTTCTAAAAGAGAAAATAGGAAACATCTATGGTGTAAAAACATCTACCGGAAAGAAGTTAGGTTTAAAAAGTAGTTCTATAGGAATTTATGGGGTTGCTGGAGTCGGAATTGTTTTTTACAATCCTAAAGGGCGTGGACCAAATGGAGCAAATGTTGCGTTAAGAAAACTAGGAACTGAGGGACAAGGACTTCCTGGTGGGCCAAAAAAATACAAACCTGCAACTGTTGTCGTCCCTATGGGGGTTGGATTTAGAAAGTCTATAGGAAAAGATATGGGGCTCAAGTTAGAGCTTACCCATCGTTTTACCTTTTCTGATTATATAGATGATGTAAGCACTAATTATTACGATAATGCAGACATAAGAGCATCAAAAGGAGATGTCGCGGCTTACCTTGCTGATCCTTCCAATAAAAATGACGGATTAAACAATACTCACCATGGACTGCAAAGAGGCGATCCCTCAGATAAAGACAGCTATATGTTTTTAACAATTTCTTTTTACAAGAGAATCAAAACCAAAATTAAATAA
- a CDS encoding DUF2892 domain-containing protein, with the protein MKKNMGKTDKIIRLVLALIMAGLYFGNIVSGTFGLILVVLTIIFVATSFISFCPLYSIFGINTCTLKEHK; encoded by the coding sequence ATGAAAAAGAACATGGGAAAAACGGATAAGATCATTCGCTTAGTATTAGCTTTAATAATGGCTGGACTATATTTTGGAAATATTGTTTCTGGAACTTTCGGACTAATACTCGTTGTACTCACCATTATTTTTGTAGCTACTTCTTTTATTAGTTTTTGTCCTTTATATTCAATATTTGGGATTAATACCTGCACATTAAAAGAGCACAAATAG
- a CDS encoding T9SS type A sorting domain-containing protein, with the protein MIRRFTLVLTALLLSTFLFSQENLKIMYYNLLKFPDVPARADTLKNIIQYVQPDIFIVNELRSTYGANLIMSQALNVDGVNHYAQAVFQDANGTDTDNHLYYNSNKIGFVEQTNINASPRALSEYKVYYKDPNLAQTNDTTFMYLYACHLKAGNNGTSSPTEAQQRQSAAQALKNYLTNNSRTRNVIVGGDFNMYTSSESAYTELTTGGTLNLFDPIGQAGAWNNNYNYRDVHTQSTRASSVNNPYAGGSTGGMDDRFDIIFVSNDILNGSQGAKYVTNSYEAVGQDGEHYNGSINDGYNYAVPQDVARSLFYMSDHLPVLMEVTVGGPVSVQQHEEVIAELVFDAPNKLLNVYFEQTYKALDFSIVALSGKEVVNKQFNDVSSISEYLLDLTPGMYLVNIIADGTPVSAKIMVF; encoded by the coding sequence ATGATTAGAAGATTTACTTTGGTATTGACCGCCCTTTTATTGAGTACATTTTTATTCTCTCAAGAGAACTTAAAAATAATGTATTACAATTTGTTGAAATTTCCAGATGTACCGGCTCGAGCTGATACGTTGAAGAACATTATTCAATATGTACAACCAGATATCTTTATTGTTAATGAGTTGAGAAGCACCTATGGAGCAAATCTAATCATGAGTCAGGCACTCAATGTGGATGGGGTCAATCATTATGCGCAAGCAGTGTTTCAAGACGCTAATGGAACAGATACCGATAATCACTTGTATTATAATTCAAATAAGATAGGTTTTGTTGAACAAACTAATATTAATGCAAGTCCTAGGGCCTTAAGTGAATATAAAGTGTATTATAAAGACCCTAATTTAGCACAAACTAATGATACTACATTTATGTATTTATATGCTTGCCATTTAAAGGCAGGTAATAACGGAACTTCATCTCCAACTGAAGCGCAACAAAGACAATCGGCAGCACAGGCGTTAAAAAATTACTTAACTAATAATAGTCGTACAAGAAATGTAATTGTAGGCGGTGATTTTAATATGTACACCAGTTCAGAATCTGCTTATACTGAGTTGACAACAGGGGGGACACTAAATTTATTTGACCCAATTGGTCAAGCAGGAGCTTGGAACAATAATTACAATTATAGAGATGTGCATACTCAAAGTACAAGAGCTTCATCTGTTAATAATCCTTATGCAGGAGGATCTACAGGTGGAATGGATGATCGTTTTGATATTATTTTTGTTTCCAATGATATTTTAAACGGTTCTCAAGGAGCTAAATATGTTACCAATTCTTATGAAGCTGTAGGTCAAGATGGAGAACATTATAATGGTTCTATTAACGATGGATATAATTATGCTGTACCTCAAGATGTCGCACGTTCGTTGTTTTATATGAGCGATCACTTACCAGTTTTAATGGAAGTTACTGTAGGCGGACCAGTTAGTGTACAACAACATGAAGAGGTTATTGCCGAGCTTGTTTTTGATGCACCAAATAAATTGCTAAATGTGTATTTTGAACAAACCTATAAAGCACTTGATTTTAGCATTGTTGCTTTATCTGGAAAAGAAGTCGTAAATAAACAATTTAACGATGTTTCTTCAATCTCTGAATATTTACTTGATTTAACACCAGGAATGTATTTGGTGAATATTATTGCAGATGGTACGCCTGTATCTGCTAAGATTATGGTATTCTAA
- a CDS encoding glucosaminidase domain-containing protein: MKLTQSKKQRISNNAIAYRLAKKKLKRFTKKIVGVTALFIVLSSFTFSNPPSEDDALLTVENLRELLIEEGVQHADIVLRQAIQETGWFKCTHCSLNKNNIFGFYYKKKYLSYDNWQECVRYYKRWQDRHYKGGDYYAFLKKVGFATDPMYVKRLKAIKIAAE; encoded by the coding sequence ATGAAATTAACACAATCAAAAAAACAACGTATTTCTAACAATGCAATCGCGTATAGATTAGCTAAAAAGAAATTGAAGCGCTTTACGAAGAAAATCGTAGGAGTTACAGCTTTGTTTATTGTCTTGAGTAGTTTTACATTTAGTAATCCACCATCAGAAGATGATGCATTATTGACTGTCGAAAATTTAAGAGAGTTATTAATCGAAGAAGGGGTGCAACATGCTGATATTGTATTAAGGCAGGCGATCCAAGAAACAGGGTGGTTTAAGTGTACACATTGTTCGCTCAATAAGAATAATATTTTTGGTTTTTATTATAAAAAGAAATACTTGTCGTACGATAACTGGCAAGAATGTGTACGTTATTACAAACGTTGGCAAGATAGGCACTACAAAGGTGGAGATTACTATGCTTTCTTAAAAAAAGTGGGGTTTGCTACTGATCCTATGTATGTCAAAAGGTTGAAAGCCATAAAGATAGCAGCTGAATAA
- a CDS encoding twitch domain-containing radical SAM protein, which translates to MSLPKELKDSFCLMPWVHLYIGTNGKANACCNTSITYGSVRNQSVETVWNGDKINRFRSQLLDGEKDKRCSICYHKEAAGKASIRTETLEKFSDYIPIALENVHPTKPVYLDIRYSNVCNLKCRTCWHGASSSWFEEAKVLKNNFGDKAIIKATTDNTKLIEDIVSYSDELEEVYFAGGEPLLMEEHYDFLDLLIQKQSFNTRIRYNTNLSQLQLKNKEVLAYWKQLKNVHLSISIDALSERVEVIRKGLKWEKLLQNIRKIKAECPHVMIEIAPTVSALNILQLFDLHRYFFEHQLIQSVDAIYLNLLERPNYYNIQVLPKEIKQKAKQLLKEHVAWLRKNKAQELVVDELKAIEKYLFAKDDEKGYQQLQQQVMVLNKMRNDSFSVF; encoded by the coding sequence ATGTCATTACCAAAAGAATTAAAAGATAGTTTTTGTTTGATGCCTTGGGTGCATTTGTACATTGGAACCAATGGTAAGGCCAATGCGTGTTGTAATACTTCAATTACCTACGGTAGTGTTCGGAATCAGTCTGTAGAGACGGTTTGGAATGGCGATAAAATTAATCGTTTTAGAAGCCAACTCTTAGATGGAGAAAAAGATAAACGTTGTTCAATTTGTTATCATAAAGAAGCAGCAGGTAAGGCAAGTATACGAACAGAAACCTTGGAAAAATTTAGTGATTATATTCCTATTGCATTGGAAAATGTTCACCCAACTAAACCGGTTTATCTTGATATTCGTTATAGTAATGTGTGCAATTTAAAATGCAGAACCTGTTGGCATGGAGCGAGTTCGAGTTGGTTTGAAGAAGCCAAGGTGTTAAAAAATAATTTTGGAGATAAAGCAATCATTAAAGCAACAACAGACAATACCAAGTTAATAGAAGATATTGTAAGCTATAGTGATGAATTAGAAGAAGTCTATTTTGCAGGGGGAGAACCTTTGTTGATGGAAGAACATTATGATTTTTTAGATTTATTAATTCAAAAGCAGTCCTTTAACACTCGGATTCGTTACAATACTAACCTTTCTCAACTTCAATTAAAAAATAAAGAGGTTTTAGCGTATTGGAAACAGTTAAAGAATGTCCATCTTTCAATTAGTATTGATGCCCTATCGGAAAGAGTAGAGGTGATTCGTAAAGGTTTGAAATGGGAAAAGTTACTTCAAAATATCCGAAAAATTAAAGCTGAATGTCCACATGTAATGATTGAGATTGCTCCAACTGTAAGTGCGCTAAATATTTTGCAGCTATTCGATTTACATCGTTACTTTTTTGAACATCAATTGATTCAATCTGTAGATGCTATTTATCTCAATTTATTGGAACGTCCTAACTATTATAATATTCAGGTGTTACCAAAGGAAATTAAGCAAAAAGCAAAGCAGCTATTGAAAGAACATGTTGCTTGGTTAAGAAAAAACAAAGCGCAAGAATTAGTTGTTGATGAACTTAAAGCCATAGAGAAATACCTTTTCGCCAAAGATGATGAAAAAGGATATCAGCAGCTTCAACAACAAGTAATGGTGTTGAATAAAATGAGAAATGATTCATTTTCAGTCTTTTAA
- a CDS encoding nucleotidyl transferase AbiEii/AbiGii toxin family protein: protein MKLYLNTVSNLLWDVLQQLMSMKELDSFRIVGGTSLSLQLGHRKSVDIDLFTDADYGSIDFSLLETRLTEAFSYVEKPSVGMVGIGKSYFVGNNEHELVKLDLFYTDTFVFPCIIESGIRFSSIEEVAAMKFEVIANGGRKKDFWDIHELLDIYTLDEMIGFYIKRYPYGSSKHELLEKMIDFSKAEGDFLPICYKEKVWELIKLDIEDLVLK, encoded by the coding sequence ATGAAACTATACCTTAATACCGTTTCAAACTTACTCTGGGATGTTCTTCAACAGTTAATGTCAATGAAAGAGTTGGATAGTTTTAGGATTGTAGGAGGTACTTCATTAAGCCTTCAATTGGGACATCGGAAATCAGTTGATATTGATCTGTTTACAGATGCAGACTATGGGAGTATTGATTTTTCTTTACTTGAAACTAGATTGACTGAAGCTTTTTCTTATGTTGAGAAACCTTCTGTTGGAATGGTAGGGATTGGAAAATCTTATTTTGTAGGTAATAATGAGCATGAATTAGTAAAATTAGATCTGTTTTATACAGATACTTTTGTCTTTCCTTGTATAATTGAAAGTGGGATAAGGTTCTCAAGTATTGAGGAAGTTGCTGCGATGAAATTTGAAGTCATTGCAAATGGAGGGCGTAAAAAAGATTTTTGGGATATCCATGAACTCTTGGATATCTATACATTAGATGAAATGATTGGGTTTTATATTAAAAGATATCCGTATGGATCCTCAAAACATGAATTACTGGAAAAAATGATAGATTTTTCAAAAGCTGAGGGTGATTTTTTACCAATCTGTTATAAGGAAAAAGTATGGGAGTTAATAAAGTTAGATATCGAAGATTTGGTGTTAAAGTAA
- a CDS encoding HigA family addiction module antitoxin: protein MLPNLNKIKGIHPGMLLKRELSKQNLKSSELAQEIGEHKQTISAIVNQRRGINPSLSIKLSKVFNTEMDYFMLLQASYDVKVKAEAEIVAGPDLTKIRSVVFWDTDMRKLDWVKNRKAIIQRILERGNDIEINEIIAFYGKEVVVEEVRLIDGSYLPSFERNVSVYELR from the coding sequence ATGTTACCGAACTTAAATAAGATAAAGGGGATACATCCAGGGATGTTGTTAAAAAGGGAATTGAGCAAACAGAACTTAAAAAGTTCTGAGTTGGCCCAAGAAATAGGAGAGCACAAGCAGACTATCAGCGCTATAGTCAACCAAAGAAGAGGGATTAATCCTAGTCTTTCCATTAAACTGTCTAAAGTTTTTAATACAGAAATGGATTACTTTATGTTACTGCAGGCAAGTTACGATGTGAAAGTAAAAGCAGAGGCAGAAATAGTAGCAGGTCCAGATCTTACTAAAATAAGAAGTGTAGTTTTTTGGGATACAGATATGAGGAAATTGGATTGGGTAAAAAATAGAAAAGCCATTATTCAACGAATTTTAGAAAGAGGAAATGATATCGAAATTAATGAGATAATAGCTTTTTATGGAAAAGAGGTGGTTGTAGAGGAGGTCAGGTTAATTGATGGAAGTTATCTGCCTTCTTTTGAGAGAAACGTTAGCGTATATGAATTAAGATAA
- a CDS encoding GNAT family N-acetyltransferase produces MNITLKKSITSDLEVFSQNQADKDAIIMAAFTAKDPYDKEGYLEKWTRLLSVDSVNMQTILVDEIVVGCVVKFVMGGDSDITYALAKKYWGKGIVSEAVRLFLEIEMHRPLLGRVVYDNYGSQKVLERNGFLKIGTNTDFANGRGKEVEEYLYKLEV; encoded by the coding sequence ATGAACATAACACTAAAAAAATCTATAACATCAGATTTAGAAGTTTTTTCCCAAAACCAAGCAGATAAAGATGCTATTATTATGGCTGCTTTTACAGCAAAAGATCCGTATGATAAGGAGGGCTATCTAGAGAAATGGACACGGTTATTGTCTGTAGATTCTGTAAATATGCAAACGATTCTAGTAGATGAAATTGTTGTAGGTTGTGTTGTAAAGTTTGTAATGGGAGGTGACTCAGATATTACTTATGCTTTAGCTAAAAAATATTGGGGAAAAGGTATTGTTTCGGAAGCAGTAAGGTTATTTCTTGAGATTGAAATGCATCGACCACTTTTGGGGAGAGTTGTATATGATAACTATGGTTCTCAAAAAGTGTTAGAAAGAAATGGTTTTCTTAAAATAGGAACAAATACCGATTTTGCTAATGGAAGAGGAAAAGAGGTAGAAGAGTATCTTTATAAGTTGGAAGTGTAA